Proteins from a single region of Hydra vulgaris chromosome 12, alternate assembly HydraT2T_AEP:
- the LOC136088206 gene encoding piggyBac transposable element-derived protein 4-like encodes MSLSEELLDVGRCIYLGNWYTSLEICDFLVQRKTDVVGTLRSYRKYLPKDVINAKLKSNERCVAYEQGYQFMVMHWKDKRGVYMITTCIPDTLEIVLRKGARKKVPTVIHIYNSNMGGVDLSDQMNTSYACERKMVKKWYKKFYFHLINLSIFNAQVIHKMLGGKLKTLEFRMQLVSALVSFYGYDIVTSGQGGRLSLDGNPMRLVHRHFPSYVPETECKTAPQRRCVVCRKKGKKKDSRYECTPCDVGLCAAPCFQLYHSKKYY; translated from the coding sequence ATGTCATTATCTGAAGAACTGTTAGATGTTGGACGGTGTATATACCTTGGCAATTGGTATACCTCATTGGAAATTTGTGATTTTCTTGTTCAAAGAAAGACTGATGTTGTGGGAACATTACGAAGCTACAGAAAGTATCTACCAAAAGATGTTattaatgcaaaattgaaatcAAATGAAAGGTGTGTTGCATACGAGCAAGGATATCAATTCATGGTAATGCATTGGAAGGATAAACGTGGTGTTTACATGATAACCACCTGCATACCTGATACTTTAGAAATTGTCTTACGTAAAGGTGCAAGGAAAAAAGTACCAACTGTTATCCACATTTACAACAGCAACATGGGTGGTGTTGATCTTAGTGATCAAATGAACACCTCCTATGCTTGTGAGCGAAAAATGGTGAAAAAGTGGTataagaagttttattttcatctgATTAATCTTTCCATATTTAATGCACAAGTCATTCACAAAATGTTAGGAGGTAAACTAAAGACTTTAGAATTCAGAATGCAGCTTGTTAGtgctttagtttctttttatgGTTATGACATAGTAACATCCGGACAGGGTGGGAGACTAAGTCTTGATGGAAATCCAATGCGATTAGTGCATCGTCATTTTCCATCATATGTTCCGGAAACAGAATGTAAAACTGCACCTCAACGGAGGTGTGTTGTATGCAGAAAAAaggggaaaaaaaaagattctcgTTATGAGTGCACCCCTTGTGATGTAGGGTTGTGTGCTGCACCATGTTTCCAACTCtatcattcaaaaaaatactactag
- the LOC136088207 gene encoding piggyBac transposable element-derived protein 4-like: protein MVDKRRSISVQDAVNFVLEEDSDLSSLTESLSDSEIEFLIESETDEELYLSDYSDDNFKNIPSIEQNIKNIKVPALKKKKVSCYENLNWQKKPPKEGIRQFNFISEEKVNGDIKNSDPLELFEYIITNELCEYIAEQTNIYFNQMTGGKVFQRSSRIFKFINSGAIFTSRDIRLHFAVIIYCGIIRMPKLRMYYTKSKLFETPGFKSILSQNKLLLLERFLHFVDISSFVDKSYTKDIKIKYIQEYNVNRWKIMLQPGRDISIDESLLLWKGRLSFKQ from the coding sequence atggtagATAAACGACGATCAATATCTGTTCAAGACGCTGTAAATTTTGTCTTGGAAGAAGACTCAGATCTTTCTTCGTTGACAGAATCTTTATCTGACAGTGAAATAGAATTTTTAATCGAATCAGAAACAGATGAAGAATTATATCTGAGTGATTACAGTGACgataattttaagaatattccATCAATTGAGCAAAATATCAAGAATATAAAAGTTCCAGCTCTAAAGAAGAAGAAAGTTAGTTGCTATGAGAATTTAAATTGGCAAAAGAAACCTCCTAAAGAAGGAATaagacaatttaattttatttctgaagAAAAAGTCAATGGAGATATAAAAAACTCTGACCCTCTTgaattatttgaatatattattacaaacgAACTTTGTGAGTACATTGCTGAACAAACTAACATATACTTTAACCAAATGACAGGAGGTAAAGTATTTCAAAGAAGCTCtcgtatatttaaatttatcaatagtGGAGCTATATTTACATCTCGTGACATACGCCTTCATTTTGCAGTGATAATCTACTGTGGTATTATTCGAATGCCCAAATTGCGAATGTACTATACAAAAAGCAAACTGTTTGAAACACCAGGCTTTAAAAGTATACTATcgcaaaacaaattattattgctAGAGAGATTTCTTCATTTTGTAGATATTTCTAGTTTTGTGGACAAAAGTTATACAaaggatataaaaattaaatacattcaGGAGTACAATGTTAACCGCTGGAAAATTATGTTACAACCAGGACGTGATATATCCATAGATGAATCATTACTTTTGTGGAAGGGAAGGCTGTCGTTTAAACAATAG